In one Bacteroidales bacterium WCE2004 genomic region, the following are encoded:
- a CDS encoding uncharacterized radical SAM protein YgiQ, with protein sequence MERLGWDYIDIIFFTGDAFVDHPSFGTACIARYLEKAGYRVAVVPQPNWRDDLRDFRKLGRPRLYFALNSGAMDSMVNHYTAAKRLRHDDAYTPEGKFGQRPDRAVTVYTKILKQLWPDVPVVIGGVEASLRRFTHYDYWDNRLMPSILVDSGADWLCYGMGERTMLELTRAIEAGRNLRQIENLPQIGFYRKGKSSAKDPIILHSYEECCRDKVAFAENFHHIEIQANMMHARTLVEPVGKGYVQVNPPCPPATTEEMDACWDLPFTKLPHPRYKGKRIPAYDMIKDSIITHRGCFGGCNFCTIAAHQGKFISSRSERSILEEVRKLAAMPEFHGNISDLGAPTANMYGLRGKNQDLCAKCRRQSCLFPAPCPNMDRSHERVLKLYRAVDAVKGIRHSYIGSGVRYDLFLDEKGFVDETGKPYLRELMLKHTSGRLKVAPEHTEDKVLNYMGKPSFKLFERLRREFDKINRENGTHTELVPYFISSHPGCTLDDMRRLAANPCLKGIWMEQVQDFMPTPMTTSSVMFYSGIDPRTMKPVFVERDPMKKKAQKALFFKK encoded by the coding sequence GTGGAGCGCCTGGGCTGGGATTACATCGACATCATCTTCTTCACCGGGGATGCCTTCGTCGATCACCCCAGTTTCGGCACGGCCTGTATCGCGCGGTACCTGGAGAAAGCCGGGTACCGCGTGGCGGTCGTGCCCCAGCCCAACTGGCGCGACGACCTGCGGGATTTCCGCAAGCTGGGCAGGCCGCGGCTCTATTTCGCGCTCAATTCGGGCGCGATGGACTCGATGGTCAACCACTATACGGCCGCGAAGCGCCTGCGCCACGACGACGCCTACACGCCTGAGGGCAAGTTCGGCCAGCGGCCGGACCGCGCCGTGACCGTCTACACGAAGATTCTCAAGCAGCTCTGGCCGGACGTGCCGGTGGTGATCGGCGGCGTGGAGGCGTCCCTGCGGCGCTTCACGCACTATGACTACTGGGACAACCGCCTGATGCCGTCCATCCTGGTGGACAGCGGCGCCGACTGGCTCTGCTACGGGATGGGGGAGCGGACGATGCTGGAGCTCACCCGCGCCATCGAGGCCGGCAGGAATCTGCGGCAGATCGAGAATTTGCCGCAGATCGGTTTTTACCGCAAGGGCAAATCTTCTGCAAAGGATCCGATTATCCTGCACTCGTACGAGGAGTGCTGCCGGGACAAGGTGGCCTTTGCGGAGAATTTCCATCATATTGAGATCCAGGCGAATATGATGCATGCGCGGACGCTCGTGGAGCCGGTCGGCAAGGGATACGTGCAGGTCAACCCGCCCTGTCCGCCGGCCACGACCGAGGAGATGGACGCCTGCTGGGACCTGCCGTTCACCAAGCTCCCGCATCCCCGCTACAAGGGCAAGCGCATCCCGGCCTACGACATGATCAAGGACTCGATCATCACGCACCGCGGCTGCTTCGGCGGCTGCAACTTCTGCACGATCGCCGCCCACCAGGGCAAATTCATCTCGTCGCGCAGCGAGCGCTCGATCCTCGAAGAGGTCCGCAAGCTCGCGGCGATGCCCGAATTCCACGGCAACATTTCCGACCTGGGTGCGCCTACGGCGAATATGTACGGCCTGCGCGGCAAGAACCAGGACCTCTGCGCCAAATGCCGCCGGCAGTCCTGCCTCTTCCCGGCGCCCTGCCCCAACATGGACCGCTCCCACGAGCGCGTCCTGAAGCTCTACCGCGCGGTCGACGCCGTCAAGGGCATCCGCCACTCCTACATCGGCAGCGGCGTGCGCTACGACCTCTTCCTCGACGAGAAGGGCTTCGTGGACGAGACCGGCAAGCCCTACCTGCGCGAGCTGATGCTCAAGCACACCTCCGGCCGCCTCAAGGTGGCGCCGGAGCACACCGAGGACAAGGTCCTGAACTATATGGGCAAGCCCTCGTTCAAGCTCTTCGAGCGCCTGCGCAGGGAATTCGACAAGATCAACCGCGAGAACGGCACGCACACCGAACTGGTGCCCTATTTCATCTCTTCCCATCCGGGCTGCACGCTGGACGACATGCGGCGCCTTGCTGCAAACCCCTGTCTGAAAGGAATCTGGATGGAGCAGGTCCAGGACTTCATGCCGACCCCGATGACGACGTCCTCCGTGATGTTCTACAGCGGGATCGATCCGCGTACCATGAAGCCTGTGTTCGTGGAACGTGATCCGATGAAAAAAAAGGCGCAGAAGGCTTTGTTTTTTAAGAAATAG
- a CDS encoding RNA polymerase primary sigma factor — protein sequence MRQLKITKSITNRESASLDKYLQEIGREELVSPEEEVELAQRIRKGDQVALEKLTRANLRFVVSVAKQYQNQGLSLPDLINEGNLGLIKAAEKFDETRGFKFISYAVWWIRQSILQALAEQSRIVRLPLNQVGSLNKINKALGKFEQENERQPSTDELADMIDIPKDKIADTLRVSGRHVSVDAPFVEGEDNSLLDVLPNDDSPSADRGLTNESLSTEIERALQILTPREREIIKSFFGIGCQEMTLEEIGERLDLTRERVRQIKEKAIRKLKKPSASKLLKTYLG from the coding sequence ATGAGACAACTCAAGATCACCAAATCCATCACCAACCGCGAGAGCGCATCCCTGGACAAGTATCTCCAGGAGATCGGCCGCGAGGAACTGGTATCCCCGGAAGAAGAAGTCGAACTCGCCCAGCGCATCCGCAAGGGCGACCAGGTGGCGCTCGAGAAGCTGACGCGCGCCAACCTCCGTTTCGTCGTGTCCGTGGCCAAGCAGTACCAGAACCAGGGCCTGAGCCTCCCGGACCTCATCAACGAAGGCAACCTCGGCCTGATCAAGGCCGCCGAGAAGTTCGATGAGACCCGCGGCTTCAAGTTCATCTCCTACGCCGTGTGGTGGATCCGCCAGAGCATCCTCCAGGCCCTTGCCGAGCAGAGCCGCATCGTGCGTCTGCCGCTCAACCAGGTGGGTTCGCTCAACAAGATCAACAAAGCCCTCGGCAAGTTCGAGCAGGAGAACGAGCGCCAGCCGTCCACCGACGAACTCGCCGACATGATCGATATTCCCAAGGACAAGATCGCCGACACCCTGCGCGTGTCCGGCCGCCACGTCAGCGTGGACGCCCCCTTCGTGGAGGGCGAGGACAACAGCCTGCTGGACGTGCTGCCCAACGACGATTCCCCGAGCGCCGACCGCGGCCTGACCAACGAATCGCTCAGCACCGAGATCGAGCGCGCGCTGCAGATCCTCACGCCGCGCGAGCGCGAGATCATCAAGAGCTTCTTCGGCATCGGCTGCCAGGAGATGACCCTCGAGGAGATCGGCGAGCGCCTGGACCTCACGCGCGAGCGCGTCCGCCAGATCAAGGAGAAGGCCATCCGCAAGCTCAAGAAACCTTCCGCAAGCAAACTGCTCAAGACCTACCTCGGCTGA
- a CDS encoding arginyl-tRNA synthetase, translating into MTPEQFLALKASEAVKALYGADVEASAMQVAVTRKEFEGDFTLVVFPLLRTSRKSPDATGVEIGDWLVANCPEVSAYNSVKGFLNLSLSNIYWREALAAIVEDAGYGQLPSTGRRVMVEFSSPNTNKPLHLGHIRNNLLGASVSDLLKAAGDEVIKATLVNDRGVHICKSMYAWQERFDGATPESTGKKGDHLVGDCYVEFAKMEKEDPSVMDKVHEMLVKWEEGDPAVRKLWEMMNSWVFAGFEQTYKALGITFDRTYYEHETYLLGKELVQRGLDMGVFVKDPDGSVWCDLTADGLDRKLLLRSDGTSVYITQDLGTAERRFSEYKLDSHIYVVGDEQNYHFQVLKLILKKLGFDWADQIFHLSYGMVELPEGKMKSREGTVVDADDLIEKMYEEAKATSEESGKLDGIADEEKEKLYRMIGLGALKYFILKVDPKKKMLFNPKESIDFNGNTGPFIQYTHARICSILRKAAEQGLQAGLNPAVELSPKEVRLVKILGAYPQKVAEAAAAFSPAVIANYCYDLAKEFNQYYHDTPVLKEPDAEVLKMRLELISTLAGVLRKGMKILGIDLPDRM; encoded by the coding sequence ATGACACCGGAGCAATTTCTCGCTTTGAAGGCCTCAGAGGCCGTCAAAGCCCTCTACGGCGCCGATGTCGAGGCGTCCGCGATGCAGGTTGCCGTGACCCGCAAGGAGTTCGAAGGCGACTTCACGCTCGTCGTGTTCCCGCTGCTGCGCACCTCGCGCAAGAGCCCTGACGCCACGGGCGTCGAGATCGGCGACTGGCTGGTGGCCAACTGCCCCGAGGTCAGCGCCTACAATTCCGTCAAGGGCTTCCTCAACCTGAGCCTGTCCAACATCTACTGGCGCGAGGCCCTCGCGGCCATCGTGGAGGACGCCGGCTACGGCCAGCTGCCTTCTACGGGCCGCCGCGTGATGGTCGAGTTCTCCTCGCCCAACACCAACAAGCCCCTGCACCTGGGCCACATCCGCAACAACCTCCTCGGCGCATCCGTCTCCGACCTGCTCAAGGCCGCGGGCGACGAGGTGATCAAGGCCACGCTGGTCAACGACCGCGGCGTGCATATCTGCAAGTCGATGTATGCCTGGCAGGAGCGCTTCGACGGCGCCACGCCGGAGAGCACCGGCAAGAAGGGCGACCACCTGGTGGGCGACTGCTACGTGGAGTTCGCCAAGATGGAGAAGGAAGACCCTTCCGTGATGGACAAGGTCCACGAGATGCTCGTCAAGTGGGAGGAAGGCGATCCCGCCGTCCGCAAGCTGTGGGAGATGATGAACAGCTGGGTGTTCGCCGGCTTCGAGCAGACCTACAAGGCCCTCGGCATCACCTTCGACCGCACCTACTATGAGCACGAGACCTACCTCCTCGGCAAGGAGCTCGTCCAGCGCGGTCTGGACATGGGCGTCTTCGTCAAGGATCCGGACGGCTCCGTGTGGTGCGACCTCACGGCCGACGGCCTGGACCGCAAGCTCCTGCTGCGTTCCGACGGCACTTCCGTGTATATCACGCAGGACCTCGGCACTGCCGAGCGCCGCTTCAGCGAATACAAGCTCGACTCGCACATCTATGTGGTGGGCGACGAGCAGAACTACCACTTCCAGGTCCTCAAGCTGATCCTCAAGAAGCTCGGTTTCGACTGGGCGGACCAGATCTTCCACCTGTCCTACGGCATGGTGGAGCTGCCTGAGGGCAAGATGAAGTCCCGCGAGGGCACGGTCGTGGACGCTGACGACCTCATCGAGAAGATGTACGAGGAGGCGAAGGCCACGTCCGAGGAGAGCGGCAAGCTCGACGGCATCGCCGACGAGGAGAAGGAGAAGCTCTACCGGATGATCGGCCTGGGCGCCCTCAAGTACTTCATCCTCAAGGTCGATCCCAAGAAGAAGATGCTCTTCAACCCGAAGGAATCCATCGACTTCAACGGCAACACCGGTCCCTTCATCCAGTACACCCACGCCCGCATCTGCTCGATCCTCCGCAAGGCCGCGGAGCAGGGCCTGCAGGCCGGTCTCAACCCCGCCGTGGAGCTGAGCCCGAAGGAGGTGCGGCTGGTCAAGATCCTGGGCGCGTATCCGCAGAAGGTGGCTGAGGCGGCCGCGGCGTTCTCGCCGGCCGTCATCGCCAACTACTGCTACGACCTTGCCAAGGAGTTCAACCAGTATTACCATGACACCCCGGTGCTCAAGGAGCCGGATGCGGAGGTCCTCAAGATGCGTCTCGAGCTGATCTCCACGCTCGCCGGCGTCTTGCGCAAGGGCATGAAGATCCTGGGCATTGACTTACCGGACAGAATGTAG
- a CDS encoding Tetratricopeptide repeat-containing protein: protein MRRTLILLSLLLAPCVLGAQDLAEVRELKQLWKFDEAAVCLSRMLSEQGPQPVLLEELADCHYQSGNIAGALDLYGQLSELMPDRLLYKLRLMSLLNRGQQYNAVISIGRDVLQRDSIPQVAVMVGDAFNKLERRDSAEWYYRRVLARRAHNESVLNKLSNILLGQERFAEVRVLAEDFLAEEPDNLTILPVAGVAYFALEDYNKAYDTFEKVNKLGDDSYAVHYYLGKCAQKYGLLQVEEREFVLAWERDSTDVGVALTVAKLKGDRRAPDWESWYKRALDMLLPSPKLLETTGAAYQGYAISSFKNDRFDQCIQLYKKLLEYRPKYYAAYYMIAQCYEYKYEYKLALNWYQKAQKAYPPNTNGREIADAGAARVQAELFMIAD, encoded by the coding sequence ATGCGCCGCACCCTCATCCTGCTTTCGCTTCTCCTGGCTCCCTGCGTGCTCGGCGCGCAGGACCTGGCGGAAGTCCGCGAGCTCAAACAACTGTGGAAATTCGACGAAGCCGCGGTCTGCCTGAGCCGGATGCTGTCGGAGCAGGGCCCGCAGCCCGTACTCCTGGAGGAGCTGGCAGACTGCCACTACCAGAGCGGCAACATCGCCGGAGCCCTCGACCTGTACGGCCAGCTCTCCGAGCTGATGCCGGACAGGCTGCTCTACAAGCTCCGCCTGATGAGCCTGCTCAACCGCGGGCAGCAGTACAACGCCGTGATCAGCATCGGTCGCGACGTCCTGCAGCGGGATTCCATCCCGCAGGTGGCGGTCATGGTCGGCGACGCCTTCAACAAACTTGAGCGGAGAGACTCCGCGGAATGGTACTACCGGCGGGTGCTGGCGCGCCGCGCGCACAACGAATCCGTCCTCAACAAATTGTCCAACATCCTTCTCGGCCAGGAGCGTTTTGCCGAGGTGCGCGTCCTGGCGGAAGACTTCCTGGCCGAGGAGCCGGACAATCTCACCATCCTTCCGGTCGCGGGTGTCGCCTATTTCGCCCTGGAAGATTACAACAAGGCCTACGACACCTTCGAGAAGGTGAACAAGCTGGGCGACGATTCCTACGCCGTCCACTACTATCTGGGCAAATGCGCCCAGAAATACGGCCTCCTGCAGGTCGAGGAACGCGAATTCGTCCTCGCCTGGGAAAGGGATTCCACGGACGTCGGCGTGGCGCTGACGGTCGCCAAACTGAAGGGCGACCGGCGCGCACCCGACTGGGAATCCTGGTACAAGCGGGCGCTCGACATGCTGCTCCCCTCTCCTAAACTTCTTGAAACCACGGGCGCAGCCTATCAGGGCTACGCAATCTCCTCCTTCAAGAACGACCGCTTCGACCAATGCATCCAGCTTTACAAGAAGCTGCTGGAATACAGGCCCAAGTATTACGCGGCCTACTATATGATCGCGCAGTGCTACGAGTACAAATACGAATACAAATTGGCTCTGAACTGGTACCAGAAGGCGCAGAAAGCCTATCCACCCAACACGAACGGGCGGGAGATCGCCGATGCCGGCGCCGCCCGCGTCCAGGCAGAGCTGTTCATGATTGCAGATTAA
- a CDS encoding TonB family C-terminal domain-containing protein yields the protein MIPPFLLYIGRASLYLAIFYAFFLLVMRKTSFFRFNRAALLFGTVACHVLPLIRLRTVIVTKDTAGDVLTKVGEPVLVGYGPQTDALPWPVLLYVAGCCVVAALVVVSVRRTARLVRMGTQVPCEGYRLTLVDGNVPSFSWCRHIVMARADYEKYPAILRHELQHIRHAHSLDVLLMTAVAAVHWFNPLVWIARAELALLHEYEADEGLIQEGIDATQYQLLLVRKAVGEQRFSMANGFNHAKLKQRIAMMHKKHSPSFIRYAYVGVLPFIALTMFACNPSREKTVVEPEEVVPEEVVPEEIIPEVSDAIPATLQYNTVDADNSAAGTKESIPFALVDVKPKFQGGDAKTFATWVSEHLSYPDEAKEAGISGRAVLEFTVSETGKMGNIKVLRSVHPSLDAEAIRVVSSSPEWTPGVNNGQPVPVTYQFPVIFTLK from the coding sequence ATGATCCCTCCGTTCCTGCTCTATATCGGGCGCGCCAGCCTCTACCTGGCTATCTTCTACGCCTTTTTCCTGCTGGTGATGCGGAAGACTTCCTTCTTCCGGTTCAACCGCGCCGCCCTGCTCTTCGGAACGGTGGCCTGCCACGTGCTGCCGTTGATCCGGCTGCGCACCGTCATCGTGACCAAGGATACAGCCGGGGATGTCCTGACCAAGGTCGGAGAGCCCGTCCTGGTCGGCTACGGTCCGCAGACGGACGCCCTCCCCTGGCCCGTCCTCCTCTACGTGGCGGGCTGCTGCGTCGTGGCGGCGCTGGTCGTCGTGTCCGTCCGCCGGACGGCGCGCCTCGTCCGCATGGGCACGCAGGTCCCTTGCGAGGGCTATCGCCTGACGCTCGTGGACGGGAACGTCCCGTCCTTCAGCTGGTGCCGCCATATCGTGATGGCCCGCGCCGACTATGAGAAATACCCCGCCATCCTCCGGCACGAACTCCAGCACATCCGCCACGCGCATTCGCTGGACGTCCTGCTGATGACCGCCGTCGCGGCGGTCCACTGGTTCAACCCGCTGGTGTGGATCGCCCGCGCGGAGCTGGCGCTCCTGCACGAATACGAGGCCGACGAAGGCCTCATCCAGGAAGGCATCGATGCAACTCAATATCAATTACTTCTGGTACGGAAAGCTGTCGGAGAACAACGTTTCTCCATGGCCAACGGCTTCAACCATGCCAAACTTAAACAACGAATCGCCATGATGCACAAGAAACACTCACCGTCCTTCATCCGCTATGCGTATGTTGGAGTACTCCCTTTCATCGCACTCACGATGTTTGCCTGCAACCCGTCCAGAGAAAAGACCGTCGTCGAACCGGAGGAAGTCGTTCCCGAGGAAGTCGTTCCCGAGGAAATCATACCGGAGGTCTCCGACGCGATTCCCGCGACGCTGCAATACAACACCGTCGATGCGGACAATTCCGCCGCCGGCACCAAGGAGTCGATCCCTTTCGCCCTGGTCGATGTCAAGCCCAAATTCCAGGGCGGCGACGCCAAGACTTTCGCCACCTGGGTTTCCGAGCACCTCTCCTACCCGGATGAGGCCAAAGAAGCCGGCATTTCCGGCCGGGCCGTGCTGGAGTTCACGGTCAGCGAAACCGGCAAAATGGGGAACATCAAGGTCCTCCGCAGCGTCCACCCGTCCCTCGACGCCGAAGCCATCCGCGTGGTCAGTTCCTCACCGGAATGGACGCCCGGCGTGAACAATGGCCAGCCGGTCCCCGTCACCTATCAGTTCCCCGTCATCTTCACGCTCAAGTAG
- a CDS encoding Predicted transcriptional regulator, which produces MKTKLTAKEEEIMQIVWNTGEMFIRDIVAKLPDPKPSYNTVATQVKFLEDKGFLKRKPMANSYSYTPVISEKEYHGSTLGDFVERYYDNSYSLLVSQFVEDDKMDLDELKQLIATIENKKK; this is translated from the coding sequence ATGAAGACCAAACTGACAGCCAAAGAAGAAGAAATCATGCAGATCGTCTGGAACACAGGCGAGATGTTCATCCGCGACATCGTCGCGAAACTCCCCGACCCCAAGCCCTCCTACAACACCGTCGCCACGCAAGTCAAATTCCTGGAAGACAAGGGTTTCCTGAAGCGCAAGCCCATGGCGAACAGCTACAGCTACACCCCCGTCATCAGCGAGAAGGAGTACCACGGGTCCACGCTCGGAGACTTCGTCGAGCGCTATTATGACAACTCCTATTCCCTGCTCGTCTCCCAGTTCGTCGAAGACGACAAGATGGACCTGGACGAACTCAAGCAGCTGATCGCCACCATCGAAAACAAGAAAAAATGA
- a CDS encoding chloride channel protein, CIC family (manually curated), which yields MKLSLEHIPERSKLLLLSLMVGVLSGCAAVILDWAIHTVKLLLNQDFHFSYDWQYLVLPGIGMLLSLILVRYVIRDNIGHGVTKALLAVSRNDSKIKPHNTWSSMLTSSITIGFGGSVGAEAPIVYTGAAIGSNLGRICGLSYRNITLLLGCGAAGAVAGIFKAPLAGVLFTLEILLFNVSMRSLLPLLLSTISATVISYIFRGQTPVFACTLTPFSMGNLPFYIVLGIIGGFGSLYFMRMTLRLEDRIGKLKSPYARWAICAVALGLLIFLFPPLYGEGYESLGALLNGEDLALEGRSVLSFLLDWKWGVPVLFAMIFFLKVFAMTATNAGGGVGGTFGPTLFAGAILGFVIARCLNLLGFSVPEQNFVLVGMAALMAGVMQAPMTAIFLIAEISGGYDLFIPLILTATVAFGTVRIFEKYSIYTKRIAQSGDLLTHDSDQAVLTLLQTDTLIRDKYPRVQIDATLREVVEVVTGSDAAVLPVIDRQGRFQGMVDVASTRRVLFDSAKYDKLHVYNIMESAPDFIYAGEKMESVMNKFERTGAWRLPVIDADRKYLGFISKSRLLMAYRAELKEIASED from the coding sequence GTGAAACTGTCCTTGGAACATATTCCAGAGCGTAGCAAACTTTTGCTGCTCAGCCTGATGGTCGGCGTGCTCTCCGGGTGCGCCGCCGTCATTTTGGACTGGGCCATCCACACGGTCAAGCTCCTGCTCAACCAGGACTTCCACTTCAGCTACGACTGGCAATACCTCGTCCTGCCGGGCATCGGCATGCTGCTCTCGCTGATCCTGGTCCGCTACGTGATCCGGGACAACATCGGGCACGGCGTCACCAAGGCCCTGCTGGCCGTCTCGCGCAACGACTCCAAGATCAAGCCCCACAACACCTGGTCCTCGATGCTGACCTCCAGCATCACGATCGGTTTCGGTGGATCCGTGGGTGCCGAGGCCCCGATCGTCTACACGGGCGCGGCCATCGGCTCCAACCTGGGCCGCATCTGCGGCCTGTCCTACCGCAACATCACGCTCCTGCTGGGATGTGGCGCGGCAGGAGCGGTCGCCGGCATTTTCAAGGCGCCGCTCGCCGGCGTGCTCTTCACCCTGGAGATCCTGCTGTTCAACGTCTCGATGCGGTCGCTGCTGCCCCTGCTGCTCTCGACCATCTCGGCGACGGTGATTTCCTATATCTTCCGGGGGCAGACCCCGGTCTTCGCCTGCACGCTGACGCCGTTCTCGATGGGGAACCTCCCGTTCTACATCGTCCTCGGGATCATCGGCGGCTTCGGCTCGCTCTATTTCATGCGGATGACCCTCCGCCTGGAGGACCGCATCGGCAAGCTCAAGAGCCCCTACGCCCGCTGGGCCATCTGCGCGGTGGCGCTGGGCCTGCTGATCTTCCTGTTCCCGCCGCTCTACGGCGAGGGCTACGAGTCGCTCGGCGCCCTGCTCAACGGCGAGGACCTGGCCCTGGAGGGCCGCAGCGTGCTTTCTTTCCTGTTGGACTGGAAGTGGGGCGTGCCCGTGCTCTTCGCGATGATCTTCTTCCTGAAGGTCTTCGCGATGACGGCCACCAACGCCGGCGGGGGAGTCGGCGGTACCTTCGGTCCGACCCTGTTCGCCGGCGCCATCCTCGGCTTCGTGATCGCCCGCTGCCTCAATCTGCTGGGCTTCAGCGTGCCGGAGCAGAATTTCGTGCTCGTGGGCATGGCGGCGCTGATGGCCGGCGTGATGCAGGCCCCGATGACCGCCATCTTCCTCATCGCCGAGATCTCCGGCGGCTACGACCTCTTCATCCCGCTGATCCTGACCGCCACCGTCGCCTTCGGCACGGTGCGCATCTTCGAGAAATATTCCATCTACACCAAGCGTATCGCGCAGAGCGGCGACCTCCTCACGCACGACAGCGACCAGGCCGTCCTGACGCTCCTGCAGACCGACACGCTGATCCGCGACAAATACCCCCGCGTGCAGATCGACGCGACGCTGCGCGAGGTCGTGGAGGTCGTCACGGGGAGCGATGCCGCCGTCCTGCCCGTCATCGACCGCCAGGGCCGCTTCCAGGGCATGGTGGACGTGGCTTCGACCCGGCGCGTGCTCTTCGACAGCGCCAAATACGACAAGCTCCACGTCTACAACATTATGGAATCCGCGCCGGACTTCATCTACGCCGGCGAGAAGATGGAATCGGTGATGAACAAATTCGAGCGGACCGGCGCCTGGCGTCTGCCCGTCATCGACGCCGACCGCAAGTATCTCGGCTTCATCTCCAAGTCCCGTCTCCTGATGGCCTACCGCGCCGAACTCAAGGAGATCGCCTCCGAAGACTAA
- a CDS encoding Glycosyltransferase involved in cell wall bisynthesis, whose amino-acid sequence MRVLFVCNNAFARGNGLSASVRVTMQGLKAHGVDARLMAVRNPDPDGPQPDFPLKHFKFPIFEPLIYTNGFAFACADKKVIREAVAWADVVHFEEAMPLQIVVRKIAVEMGKARTGTFHLFPHNVAANLALPKRNPLNGPLIRWWRRGVFDHCSHVQCPTQEVERYLRDHRFKAELRVFSNGLTLPEQPVVAEPKQPGDPIEILCIGRLASEKSQDTLLQAMRYSRYADRIHLQFAGNGPKARHCQKVAARLLDEGVLKVPASFGFFDAEELRALARKSYLYIHCAWVEVEGLSCLEATREGIVPVIGEGELIGTSVFALCPESLYPACDSRALAERIDWWIEHPEERNRMAQRYADAARGYDVNDSIQALVKMFQDALDAAKR is encoded by the coding sequence ATGAGAGTTTTATTTGTCTGCAATAACGCATTTGCACGCGGCAACGGCCTGAGCGCCTCGGTCCGCGTCACGATGCAGGGCCTCAAGGCGCACGGCGTGGACGCCCGCCTGATGGCGGTCCGCAACCCGGACCCCGACGGCCCGCAGCCGGATTTCCCGCTGAAGCATTTCAAGTTCCCGATATTCGAACCTTTGATCTACACCAACGGTTTCGCGTTCGCCTGCGCGGACAAGAAAGTCATCCGCGAGGCGGTCGCCTGGGCCGACGTCGTCCACTTCGAGGAGGCGATGCCCCTGCAGATCGTCGTCCGCAAGATCGCAGTCGAGATGGGCAAGGCCCGCACGGGCACGTTCCATCTCTTCCCGCACAACGTCGCCGCCAACCTGGCCCTGCCCAAGCGCAACCCGCTCAACGGTCCGCTCATCCGTTGGTGGCGCCGCGGCGTTTTCGACCACTGTTCGCACGTCCAGTGCCCGACGCAGGAGGTTGAGCGCTACCTGCGCGACCACCGTTTCAAGGCGGAGCTGCGCGTCTTCTCCAACGGCCTCACCCTGCCGGAGCAGCCCGTGGTGGCGGAGCCGAAGCAGCCCGGCGATCCCATCGAGATCCTCTGCATCGGACGCCTCGCGTCCGAGAAATCGCAGGACACGCTCCTGCAGGCGATGCGCTACAGCCGCTACGCGGACCGCATCCATCTGCAGTTCGCCGGCAACGGCCCCAAGGCGCGCCACTGCCAGAAGGTGGCCGCGCGCCTGCTCGACGAGGGCGTGCTGAAGGTGCCCGCCAGTTTCGGCTTCTTCGACGCCGAAGAGCTTCGCGCGCTCGCGCGTAAATCTTATCTATACATCCACTGCGCGTGGGTCGAGGTCGAGGGCCTTTCCTGCCTGGAAGCGACCCGCGAGGGCATCGTCCCGGTGATCGGAGAAGGGGAGCTGATCGGCACGTCCGTCTTCGCCCTGTGCCCCGAGAGCCTCTATCCGGCCTGCGACAGCCGCGCCCTGGCGGAGCGGATCGACTGGTGGATCGAGCATCCGGAGGAGCGCAACCGCATGGCGCAGCGCTATGCCGACGCCGCGCGCGGCTATGACGTCAACGATTCCATCCAGGCGCTGGTCAAGATGTTCCAGGACGCCCTCGACGCTGCGAAACGATGA